In Malaclemys terrapin pileata isolate rMalTer1 chromosome 10, rMalTer1.hap1, whole genome shotgun sequence, the following are encoded in one genomic region:
- the SEC11A gene encoding signal peptidase complex catalytic subunit SEC11A, which translates to MLSLDFLDDVRRMNKRQLYYQVLNFGMIVSSALMIWKGLMVVTGSESPIVVVLSGSMEPAFHRGDLLFLTNRIEDPIRVGEIVVFRIEGREIPIVHRVLKIHEKQNGDIKFLTKGDNNAVDDRGLYKQGQHWLEKKDVVGRARGFVPYIGIVTILMNDYPKFKYAVLFLLGLFVLVHRE; encoded by the exons ATGCTCTCCCTGGACTTTCTGGACGATGTGCGGCGCATGAACAAGCGGCAG CTGTATTATCAGGTGCTGAACTTTGGGATGATTGTCTCCTCAGCTTTAATGATCTGGAAGGGGCTAATGGTGGTTACAGGAAGTGAAAGTCCCATTGTAGTGGTACTCAG TGGCAGCATGGAACCTGCTTTTCACAGAGGAGATCTTCTGTTCTTAACCAACCGAATTGAAGATCCCATCAGGGTGGGAGAAATCGTGGTCTTTAGGATAGAAGGAAGAGAAATTCCAATAGTTCATCGAGTCTTGAAAATTCATGAAAA GCAAAATGGAGACATCAAATTTTTGACAAAGGGAGACAATAATGCCGTTGATGACAGAGGGCTGTACAAACAAGGGCAGCACTGGTTGGAGAAGAAAGACGTGGTGGGGCGAGCAAGAGG ATTTGTCCCCTACATTGGAATTGTGACTATTTTAATGAACGATTACCCCAAATTTAAG TATGCCGTCCTCTTTTTACTGGGCTTATTTGTGCTGGTCCATCGAGAGTAG